One genomic window of Streptomyces sp. NBC_01276 includes the following:
- a CDS encoding alpha/beta hydrolase, with protein sequence MSGTTTATRPPEPGFSTITAEELRAYRDAENRWRASGTARAMLGEPDPGAEIAWRQLALPGRDLPVRVYRPVSTGDGEADARTGMPLVVHVHGGGFVGTAAQCDWTNSHLAAGLPALVVSVEHRLLAPGSTLSNAADDGWEVLEHMVRHAAQWGVDPARAAVFGESCGALISALTAVRAREAGLALKAQVLVNPVVDVTETMFDHPSIAEYAYSPTRALPQLELIQRLAVPPGSDAAAVSPLYTEDLSGLAPALVVLPTKDAVADHGRRYAERLRAAGTPVRLSEYPGARHAFLTLPGVEPQADAARAEILQFLRAALAK encoded by the coding sequence ATGAGTGGGACCACCACCGCGACACGGCCGCCGGAGCCGGGCTTCTCGACGATCACGGCCGAGGAACTGCGCGCCTACCGCGACGCGGAGAACCGCTGGCGGGCGTCCGGCACGGCTCGGGCCATGCTCGGTGAACCGGATCCGGGCGCCGAGATCGCCTGGCGGCAGCTGGCGCTGCCCGGCCGCGACCTCCCGGTCCGGGTGTACCGGCCGGTGTCGACAGGAGACGGCGAGGCCGACGCCCGAACCGGCATGCCACTCGTGGTCCATGTCCACGGAGGCGGCTTCGTGGGCACAGCGGCGCAGTGCGACTGGACCAACAGCCACCTCGCCGCGGGACTGCCCGCGCTCGTCGTCTCGGTCGAGCACCGCCTCCTCGCCCCCGGCAGCACGCTCTCGAACGCCGCTGACGACGGCTGGGAGGTACTCGAACACATGGTGCGGCACGCCGCGCAGTGGGGTGTCGACCCGGCGCGCGCGGCCGTCTTCGGTGAGAGCTGCGGCGCGCTGATCAGCGCTCTGACGGCCGTCCGCGCCAGGGAAGCCGGCCTTGCACTCAAGGCGCAGGTGCTGGTCAACCCCGTAGTCGACGTGACCGAGACGATGTTCGACCACCCCTCGATCGCCGAGTACGCGTACAGCCCGACCCGGGCCCTGCCGCAACTGGAGCTCATCCAGCGGCTCGCCGTCCCGCCGGGCAGCGACGCCGCCGCGGTCTCGCCGCTGTACACGGAAGACCTGAGCGGACTCGCCCCGGCACTCGTGGTGCTGCCCACCAAGGACGCTGTCGCCGATCACGGCCGCCGCTACGCCGAGCGGCTGCGCGCGGCCGGGACGCCTGTGCGGCTTTCCGAATACCCGGGCGCGAGGCACGCGTTCCTCACCCTGCCCGGCGTCGAACCACAGGCCGATGCCGCCCGGGCGGAGATCCTCCAGTTCCTCCGCGCGGCCCTGGCGAAGTGA
- a CDS encoding TetR/AcrR family transcriptional regulator: protein MTGRRRWSNEEILDTAAELLRTGDAESFSVRKLAAALGTDSSSLYRHFRNKTELLRAVADRILLSAMDGYRPEGDWKQRITALALRLREAFGEQPQLAAVWGRYASGGTGSRWVMEELLQALRASGLPDEEVPVRYHRIVILLAALIASEAGISTITPTEYEQAMEQFRVAVLGADPERFPALAHFARDIRPLGADRRAAFEEILAAQLAHIEARIP from the coding sequence ATGACTGGCCGAAGGCGATGGTCGAATGAGGAGATCCTGGACACGGCGGCGGAACTGCTGCGCACGGGCGACGCCGAGTCGTTCAGCGTGCGCAAGCTCGCCGCAGCGCTCGGGACAGACTCCTCCAGCCTCTACCGGCACTTCCGCAACAAGACCGAACTGCTGCGCGCGGTTGCCGACCGGATCCTGCTGTCCGCCATGGACGGCTACCGCCCCGAGGGCGACTGGAAGCAGCGCATCACCGCCCTGGCCCTGCGCCTGCGCGAGGCCTTCGGCGAGCAACCCCAACTTGCCGCGGTGTGGGGACGCTATGCGTCCGGCGGCACCGGATCCCGATGGGTCATGGAGGAGCTGCTGCAGGCTCTGCGCGCGTCCGGCCTGCCCGACGAGGAGGTGCCGGTGCGATACCACCGCATCGTGATCCTCCTCGCCGCGCTGATCGCCTCCGAGGCCGGAATCAGCACCATCACCCCCACTGAGTACGAACAGGCCATGGAGCAGTTCCGCGTCGCGGTGCTCGGCGCCGACCCCGAACGCTTCCCCGCCCTGGCCCACTTCGCCCGCGACATCCGCCCCCTCGGAGCAGACCGCCGCGCCGCGTTCGAAGAGATCCTCGCCGCCCAACTCGCCCACATCGAGGCCCGGATCCCCTGA
- a CDS encoding DUF5825 family protein: MTPALTGTPPFTVTAARDYDPEVAALPGMSLGRYEIDLPGGEAARRLFAAGARHVTLPRPVDVTDPADAAWSVRALSFVGDLTSLAIAVDWQLHTGPDPDAWRHYGHLHPPTAVLGTPDPAATALEWRNTYYICKCVFRHGPGFIQVRDRRYGELRRFTIDEPEYHEAVAALTDGARADAIAGPVLDDLMAETLVLRFGDHVWWAPYRVRRWSEAPMVI; encoded by the coding sequence ATGACTCCAGCACTCACCGGCACCCCACCCTTCACCGTGACGGCCGCGCGGGACTACGACCCCGAGGTGGCCGCGCTGCCCGGGATGTCCCTGGGACGTTACGAGATCGACCTCCCCGGCGGCGAGGCCGCCCGGCGGCTCTTCGCCGCCGGGGCCCGGCACGTCACGCTGCCCCGCCCGGTCGACGTGACCGACCCCGCCGACGCCGCCTGGTCCGTACGTGCCCTGAGCTTCGTCGGCGACCTGACCAGCCTGGCCATCGCCGTCGACTGGCAGCTCCACACCGGCCCGGACCCCGACGCCTGGCGCCACTACGGCCACCTCCACCCGCCGACCGCCGTACTGGGCACCCCCGACCCGGCCGCGACGGCCCTCGAATGGCGCAACACGTACTACATCTGCAAGTGCGTCTTCCGGCACGGCCCCGGGTTCATCCAGGTGCGCGACCGGCGCTACGGCGAGCTGCGCCGCTTCACCATCGACGAACCGGAGTACCACGAGGCCGTCGCGGCACTCACCGACGGCGCCCGCGCCGACGCGATCGCGGGGCCGGTGCTGGACGATCTGATGGCCGAGACCCTGGTCCTGCGTTTCGGGGACCACGTGTGGTGGGCCCCGTACCGCGTCCGCCGCTGGTCGGAGGCACCGATGGTGATTTGA
- a CDS encoding RiPP maturation radical SAM C-methyltransferase — MRVLLVNMPWAPIDLPSLALGILKRSVDERVPNGTADVLHANLEYVDWITKNTEFTLEDYSYYSLGSYFLGCGDWVFSSALYDDPEWRVPEFTEAMGSRVRGARMDMTRALHASAPDFVRYIAERIVGLAPDLVGFTSTFQQNTAALAAAKYVKRLAPHIATAMGGANCDGKQGEAVHRNFPFVDYVLRGEGEVSFPALLSALDAGEPLSEVPGLCRRGGDGTSVVNAMSTTPLPPAAILPPDYGGYFERLASSHARNWVEPKLVVEGARGCWWGEKHHCTFCGLNGSFMQFRSKSPDVFYDEVVELARRHRVLDMYVVDNILDMGYVNTVLPRIIDSGFDLRMHIEIKSNMRHKQLQTLADAGLIFVQPGIESLNSRVLTLMDKGVTGGQNVRMLRDAATVGLSVAWNYLHGFPGEDAADYDDVVAQLAALEHLNPPVGQSSRIAIERFSPYFNNPGLGFSELRPAEPYRLTYDLPEPEMFDLAYVFDVPPRGIGEEVVRRLDEGIAHWKRNYAGSRLTHCDLEDRIVLVSRRRAFDWTHLELTVPFELALFRLLDQPHTVKAAARKLHGEHQVGEDALREVLKRWRALGVVFEDNGQFVQIAPPALNEEFLRIDFMRHTSARDTELAATTA, encoded by the coding sequence GTGCGCGTACTCCTGGTGAACATGCCCTGGGCCCCGATCGACCTCCCGTCGCTGGCTCTCGGAATTCTCAAGCGCAGTGTCGACGAGCGCGTTCCGAACGGAACCGCGGACGTTCTGCACGCCAATCTCGAATATGTGGACTGGATCACCAAGAACACGGAATTCACCCTGGAGGACTATTCCTACTACTCGCTCGGATCCTATTTCCTGGGCTGCGGCGACTGGGTGTTCTCCTCCGCCCTTTACGACGATCCCGAGTGGCGTGTTCCCGAGTTCACCGAGGCGATGGGCAGCCGGGTGCGCGGGGCCCGTATGGACATGACGCGGGCGCTGCACGCCTCCGCACCCGACTTCGTCCGGTACATCGCCGAGCGCATCGTCGGGCTCGCCCCGGACCTGGTCGGTTTCACCTCGACGTTCCAGCAGAACACGGCCGCCCTGGCGGCCGCCAAGTACGTCAAGCGCCTCGCCCCGCACATCGCGACGGCCATGGGCGGGGCCAACTGCGACGGCAAGCAGGGCGAGGCCGTCCACCGCAACTTCCCCTTCGTCGACTACGTCCTGCGCGGCGAGGGCGAGGTGTCCTTCCCCGCACTGCTCAGCGCACTGGACGCCGGAGAGCCGCTGTCGGAGGTGCCGGGACTGTGCCGGCGCGGCGGTGACGGCACGTCCGTGGTGAACGCGATGAGCACCACACCGCTGCCGCCCGCGGCCATCCTGCCGCCCGACTACGGCGGGTACTTCGAGCGGCTCGCCTCCTCCCACGCACGGAACTGGGTCGAGCCCAAGCTGGTGGTCGAGGGTGCGCGGGGCTGCTGGTGGGGCGAGAAGCACCACTGCACCTTCTGCGGGCTGAACGGCTCGTTCATGCAGTTCCGCAGCAAGAGCCCGGACGTGTTCTACGACGAGGTCGTCGAACTGGCCCGCAGGCACCGGGTCCTGGACATGTACGTCGTCGACAACATCCTGGACATGGGGTACGTGAACACCGTGCTGCCGCGCATCATCGACAGCGGCTTCGACCTGCGCATGCACATCGAGATCAAGTCCAACATGCGGCACAAGCAGCTCCAGACCCTCGCCGACGCGGGCCTGATCTTCGTCCAGCCGGGCATCGAGAGCCTCAACAGCCGGGTGCTCACCCTGATGGACAAGGGCGTGACCGGCGGCCAGAACGTCCGGATGCTCCGCGACGCCGCCACCGTGGGCCTCTCCGTGGCCTGGAACTACCTGCACGGCTTCCCCGGCGAGGACGCCGCGGACTACGACGACGTGGTGGCCCAACTGGCCGCGCTGGAGCACCTCAACCCACCCGTGGGCCAGTCCTCCCGGATCGCGATCGAGCGGTTCAGCCCCTACTTCAACAACCCCGGGCTCGGGTTCTCCGAACTGCGCCCAGCCGAACCGTACCGGCTCACCTACGACCTCCCCGAGCCCGAGATGTTCGACCTGGCGTACGTCTTCGACGTGCCGCCGCGCGGGATCGGCGAGGAGGTCGTCCGACGGCTGGACGAGGGAATCGCGCACTGGAAGCGGAACTACGCCGGCAGCCGCCTCACCCACTGCGACCTGGAAGACCGGATCGTGCTGGTCAGCAGGCGCCGGGCCTTCGACTGGACGCACCTGGAACTGACGGTCCCGTTCGAGCTGGCCCTGTTCCGGCTGCTCGACCAGCCGCACACGGTGAAGGCGGCCGCCCGCAAACTGCACGGGGAGCACCAGGTGGGCGAGGACGCCCTGCGGGAGGTGCTGAAGCGGTGGCGGGCGCTCGGGGTGGTCTTCGAGGACAACGGGCAGTTCGTACAGATCGCGCCGCCCGCACTGAACGAGGAGTTCCTGCGGATCGACTTCATGCGGCACACCTCCGCCCGCGACACCGAACTCGCCGCGACGACCGCTTGA
- a CDS encoding alpha/beta fold hydrolase yields MTPAPPKAAPRAYGVYRPVLPVTSPRRPDRMVYTGDADGRCEIFTWDRSTGTGRQVTDRPHGTLLCAIDADEAVWWFDEDRGGSGGWRTQAFDGGPDRPALAGVPSGRPAGLALTTGGTVAVGIRGPGGLGVHIGRRGGTATAVLHTTESGTLCGLAPDGGLLAVSGPAHSARAVTLLRPDGTTVAVLSGARERTWALGFAPAPGPASTSDAPPASSSGSAVSRTLLLVMRERAGRYHLGTWAPGRGVELLPWCSFDTETTARWYPGTGGARILLRQDRHGRSRLFTADLERRALTPVPTPEGTVLDASPAADGDVHFIWTDAVNVPRAMSLSGAALPGQSRWRLPRFGRRQDLWTPGPDGPVHTFVTTPADRPAPYPLVFLVHGGPADHDRDAYDPMVQALVGSGYAVARVNYRGSTGYGPRWRSAYSEGVGHTQVADLVRARAELLDRGIGRADAVALCGTSWGGYLTLLALGTRPDLWHAGVAVKPLADCATAFRHSTPALRALDTALFGGTPDEVPEAYAHASPSSYAAAIRAPLLLVAARRDAKCPPQQVEAYLDVLRAGGVAHELMWLDSGHDGYDGADHLAVIRRSLRFLGRGLPTAPVRAEPSSHPQGR; encoded by the coding sequence GTGACGCCGGCCCCGCCGAAGGCGGCCCCGCGCGCCTACGGCGTCTACCGGCCGGTGCTGCCCGTGACCAGCCCCCGCCGGCCGGACCGGATGGTGTACACCGGGGACGCCGACGGCCGGTGCGAGATCTTCACGTGGGACCGCTCCACCGGCACCGGGCGGCAGGTGACGGACCGTCCGCACGGCACGCTGCTGTGCGCCATCGACGCGGACGAGGCCGTCTGGTGGTTCGACGAGGACCGCGGCGGCAGCGGCGGCTGGCGCACCCAGGCCTTCGACGGCGGCCCCGACCGCCCGGCGCTCGCCGGGGTCCCGTCCGGGCGCCCCGCCGGGCTGGCGCTGACGACGGGGGGCACGGTGGCCGTGGGCATCCGGGGACCCGGGGGACTCGGCGTCCACATCGGACGTCGCGGCGGCACCGCTACGGCCGTCCTGCACACCACGGAGTCCGGCACGCTGTGCGGCCTGGCCCCGGACGGCGGGCTGCTGGCGGTGTCCGGACCCGCCCACTCCGCCCGCGCCGTGACGCTGCTGCGCCCGGACGGGACCACCGTCGCGGTGCTCTCCGGCGCCCGGGAGCGCACCTGGGCGCTCGGCTTCGCGCCCGCGCCCGGGCCCGCCAGCACCTCCGACGCCCCGCCCGCGTCGTCGTCGGGCTCGGCGGTCTCGCGCACCCTGCTGCTGGTCATGCGGGAGCGGGCCGGCCGGTACCACCTGGGCACCTGGGCCCCCGGGCGCGGCGTGGAACTGCTGCCCTGGTGCTCGTTCGACACCGAGACGACCGCCCGCTGGTACCCCGGCACGGGCGGTGCGCGGATCCTGCTCCGGCAGGACCGGCACGGCCGCAGCCGGCTGTTCACCGCCGACCTGGAACGCCGGGCGCTGACTCCGGTGCCCACCCCGGAGGGCACCGTCCTGGACGCGTCGCCGGCCGCCGACGGCGACGTGCACTTCATCTGGACCGACGCGGTGAACGTGCCGCGCGCGATGTCCCTGTCGGGTGCGGCGCTGCCCGGGCAGAGCCGGTGGCGCCTCCCCCGGTTCGGGCGGCGGCAGGACCTGTGGACGCCGGGCCCCGACGGGCCGGTGCACACCTTCGTCACGACGCCCGCCGACCGTCCGGCCCCGTACCCGCTGGTCTTCCTCGTCCACGGCGGCCCGGCCGATCACGACCGCGACGCCTACGACCCCATGGTGCAGGCCCTCGTCGGCTCGGGCTACGCCGTGGCCCGCGTCAACTACCGGGGCTCGACCGGCTACGGGCCGCGCTGGCGCTCCGCCTACTCCGAGGGCGTCGGCCACACCCAGGTCGCCGACCTGGTACGGGCCCGCGCCGAGCTGCTGGACCGGGGCATCGGGCGCGCGGACGCCGTGGCCCTGTGCGGCACCTCCTGGGGCGGCTACCTCACGCTGCTGGCCCTGGGAACGCGGCCGGACCTGTGGCACGCCGGGGTCGCCGTCAAACCGCTCGCCGACTGCGCCACGGCCTTCCGGCACTCCACCCCCGCCCTCCGGGCGCTGGACACCGCGCTGTTCGGCGGCACCCCGGACGAGGTGCCCGAGGCCTACGCGCACGCCTCGCCGTCCTCGTACGCGGCCGCCATCCGCGCCCCGCTGCTGCTCGTCGCCGCGCGCCGGGACGCCAAGTGCCCGCCGCAGCAGGTGGAGGCGTACCTGGACGTGCTGCGTGCGGGCGGTGTGGCGCACGAGCTGATGTGGCTGGACTCGGGCCACGACGGCTACGACGGCGCCGACCACCTGGCCGTGATCCGGCGGTCCCTGAGATTTCTCGGCCGCGGGCTGCCCACGGCGCCCGTGCGGGCCGAGCCGTCCTCGCACCCGCAGGGGAGGTGA